In Rhineura floridana isolate rRhiFlo1 chromosome 6, rRhiFlo1.hap2, whole genome shotgun sequence, one genomic interval encodes:
- the G0S2 gene encoding G0/G1 switch protein 2, which yields METMQELIPFAKEMLSQKPNGKMVKVYLLGSMLAFFGVVIGLVETVCSPFTSEGRLEEEEEEGRPAVPLTKEAVVPQKREDVMLEKSKQALAVRNSVNRQHAS from the coding sequence ATGGAGACAATGCAGGAGCTGATCCCCTTTGCCAAAGAGATGCTGAGCCAGAAACCCAATGGGAAGATGGTCAAGGTGTACTTGCTGGGGAGCATGCTGGCATTCTTTGGAGTGGTCATTGGCCTGGTGGAGACGGTCTGCAGCCCTTTCACTTCTGAGGGGAGgctagaggaggaagaggaagaggggaggccTGCCGTTCCCCTGACAAAAGAGGCAGTCGTTCCTCAGAAACGGGAGGATGTAATGTTGGAAAAGAGCAAACAGGCACTGGCTGTGAGGAATTCAGTGAACAGGCAGCATGCATCGTAA